From Carboxydocella sporoproducens DSM 16521, a single genomic window includes:
- the fliQ gene encoding flagellar biosynthesis protein FliQ, giving the protein MTQDFIIYLGKEAIFTIVLVSAPVLLGSLLVGLLVSIFQATTQIQEATLAFVPKILAVLAVLLIFGPWMMNVLLSFAGNLLGNLHKFIG; this is encoded by the coding sequence ATGACCCAGGACTTTATTATTTATCTGGGAAAAGAAGCAATATTTACTATTGTTTTGGTTTCCGCGCCGGTGTTGCTGGGCAGCTTACTGGTGGGTTTGCTGGTTAGTATCTTTCAGGCAACCACCCAAATTCAAGAGGCTACCCTGGCTTTTGTACCCAAGATCCTGGCAGTCCTGGCAGTGCTGCTGATTTTTGGCCCCTGGATGATGAATGTTTTATTGAGTTTTGCCGGTAATCTACTGGGGAATTTGCATAAATTTATCGGTTAA
- a CDS encoding flagellar brake protein, with protein sequence MAVVPQLSVNQNVEIELLEENLSGVYRSRVEEIAPDRIILALPFSKGVPVPVRVGSQILVRYFDQSAIYSFKSEVISRATAPQAILSISIPESVNRVQRRNYVRLDDSVPLTFYKLQEDDITGTDTVTKDISGGGVRIEIPQPLELGTELELHLKLPKDKIIAVGKVVRCLPLEKPKKGYNIGIQFTIIEERDRDKIIKYIFDRQRELRKKGLL encoded by the coding sequence GTGGCGGTAGTACCGCAGCTGTCGGTAAACCAGAATGTTGAAATAGAATTGCTGGAAGAAAATCTTTCCGGGGTTTACCGCAGCCGAGTAGAAGAGATTGCACCTGACAGAATCATCCTCGCTTTGCCCTTTAGTAAAGGAGTACCTGTTCCCGTAAGAGTAGGAAGCCAAATTCTGGTGCGGTATTTTGACCAGTCGGCAATATACAGCTTTAAATCTGAAGTAATTTCCAGGGCCACAGCTCCCCAAGCGATATTATCCATTAGCATTCCAGAATCAGTAAATCGGGTACAGAGACGCAACTACGTCCGCCTGGATGACAGCGTTCCCCTGACCTTTTATAAACTGCAAGAAGATGATATAACCGGAACTGATACTGTAACCAAAGATATTTCCGGTGGCGGCGTGCGCATCGAAATCCCGCAACCCCTGGAACTGGGGACCGAACTGGAACTCCATTTAAAACTGCCAAAGGATAAAATCATCGCCGTAGGCAAGGTAGTACGCTGCCTGCCCCTGGAAAAACCCAAAAAAGGTTACAATATCGGTATACAGTTTACTATTATTGAAGAACGGGACAGGGATAAAATCATAAAATACATTTTCGATCGGCAACGGGAGCTGAGAAAGAAGGGATTGTTATAG
- a CDS encoding protein-glutamate methylesterase/protein-glutamine glutaminase, producing the protein MEPLKVLVVDDSAFMRQYITRILESSGKIKVVGYAKNGQEAIEKVQELKPQVMTLDVEMPVMNGLEALKIIMEQFPLPVVMLSSLTTEGAEATIKALELGAVDFVAKPSGQISFDLDKVQEELIIKVSNAALAKLKKTSSSLSLLPQTGAKLTAFQRVSKLVAIGTSTGGPRALQEVVTQFPRNLPAAILIVQHMPRGFTKSLAERLDSISHLVVKEAEDGEEIKNGIVYIAPGDYHMEVRQNQGSYFISLNQSPPVSGHRPSVDVMMKSVARLNLPKIGVIMTGMGGDGSDGMVEIKKSGGKTIAQDESSCVVFGMPKVAIQKGGVDVVVPLNKIALEIMKWL; encoded by the coding sequence ATGGAACCATTAAAAGTTTTAGTTGTTGATGATTCAGCATTTATGCGCCAGTACATCACTAGGATCTTAGAAAGCAGCGGTAAAATCAAAGTAGTCGGATATGCCAAAAATGGTCAGGAAGCCATAGAAAAGGTCCAGGAACTAAAACCCCAGGTGATGACTCTGGACGTGGAAATGCCGGTCATGAACGGCCTGGAAGCTTTAAAAATAATTATGGAACAATTCCCACTCCCAGTGGTTATGCTCAGTTCTCTGACGACAGAAGGGGCAGAAGCTACCATTAAAGCTCTGGAACTGGGAGCGGTGGATTTTGTAGCCAAACCTTCAGGACAAATTAGTTTTGATTTGGATAAAGTCCAGGAGGAACTAATCATTAAAGTAAGCAATGCTGCTCTGGCCAAATTGAAAAAAACGAGCAGCAGCCTCTCGCTCCTTCCTCAGACAGGGGCAAAGCTCACTGCTTTTCAGCGTGTTTCCAAGCTGGTTGCAATCGGTACATCCACAGGAGGGCCCAGGGCCTTACAGGAAGTGGTGACCCAGTTTCCACGCAATTTACCGGCGGCTATCCTGATTGTACAGCATATGCCCAGAGGATTTACCAAATCGCTGGCAGAGAGACTGGACAGCATTTCTCATTTAGTAGTCAAGGAAGCGGAAGATGGAGAGGAAATCAAAAACGGGATCGTTTATATCGCACCTGGAGACTATCATATGGAAGTTCGTCAAAATCAGGGCAGTTACTTTATCAGTCTAAACCAGTCACCACCGGTTTCCGGACATCGACCATCAGTAGATGTAATGATGAAATCAGTAGCCCGCTTAAATCTGCCCAAAATCGGGGTGATTATGACCGGTATGGGTGGGGATGGCTCTGATGGAATGGTGGAAATCAAAAAGTCCGGGGGTAAAACTATCGCCCAGGATGAAAGTTCATGTGTGGTTTTTGGTATGCCAAAAGTAGCAATCCAAAAAGGTGGCGTTGATGTAGTTGTGCCTTTGAATAAAATTGCCCTGGAGATAATGAAATGGCTATAG
- the flhA gene encoding flagellar biosynthesis protein FlhA, whose amino-acid sequence MATPQTAASRGFRNSDIVVAGAVIMMILLMVIPLPPRLLDVLLTINISLSLVILLVTMYIKDALEFSAFPTLLLVMTLYRLSLNVSSTRLILGNRGEAGEIIRTFGEFVIGGNAVVGFIIFLILVVIQFLVITKGAERVSEVAARFTLDAMPGKQMSIDADLNAGLINDQEAKERRKNIQREADFYGAMDGASKFVKGDAIASLVITAINVIGGFIIGLVQNGASDITQVLRTYTVLSVGDGLVTQIPALLISVATGITVTRAASESSLGQELVGQMFNSPRALALAAAALLLLALLGMPPLPMILLASILGGLAWQINRAAKTSEETVEEEVVKEAEEARKPENVLSLLQVDLMELELGYSLIPLVDSSQGGDLLDRVVMIRRQCALELGIVLPPIRMRDNMQLRPNSYVIKIKGVEVASGTLMVDHYLAMNAGLAEDDIAGIDTVEPAFGLPAKWIPAHLKEEAELKGYTVVDPSSVLATHLTEIIKSHAHEILGRQDVKKLLDNVKETNPAVVEELVPDLLNLGEIQKVLANLLREKISIRDLVTILETLADQARATKDIDVLTEYVRQALSRQITRQFARDGQIAVLTLAPELEQQLRENLQQTEHGSYIALDPMSAQKFYTSLQNAVNQQWQRGIQPVLLCPPLLRIYIRRIVERVLPDLPILSYNELEGNVQIQAVGTVTI is encoded by the coding sequence GTGGCAACACCACAAACAGCGGCTTCGAGAGGCTTTCGCAATAGCGATATAGTGGTAGCAGGAGCAGTAATCATGATGATTTTGTTGATGGTTATCCCTCTGCCGCCGCGGCTTCTGGACGTATTGCTGACCATTAATATCAGCTTGTCTTTAGTAATTTTGCTGGTGACAATGTATATTAAAGATGCCCTGGAGTTTTCCGCTTTTCCCACTTTGTTGCTGGTTATGACTCTCTACCGGCTTTCTTTGAATGTATCTTCTACTCGCTTGATTCTGGGGAACCGGGGGGAAGCGGGGGAGATAATCAGAACCTTTGGTGAGTTTGTTATTGGAGGTAATGCGGTAGTTGGTTTTATTATTTTCTTAATCCTGGTGGTAATTCAGTTTCTGGTCATTACCAAAGGGGCAGAGCGGGTATCGGAAGTTGCTGCTCGCTTTACTTTGGATGCGATGCCCGGTAAGCAAATGAGTATTGATGCTGATTTAAACGCTGGTTTAATCAATGACCAGGAAGCGAAAGAGCGCAGGAAAAATATTCAGCGGGAAGCTGATTTCTACGGGGCTATGGATGGTGCTTCCAAGTTCGTAAAAGGAGATGCTATCGCCTCTCTGGTTATTACTGCAATCAATGTCATCGGTGGGTTTATAATCGGGCTCGTTCAAAATGGAGCCAGCGATATTACCCAGGTCCTGAGGACTTATACGGTGCTTTCGGTTGGTGATGGTCTGGTTACTCAAATTCCTGCATTGCTGATTTCAGTGGCCACAGGTATCACAGTAACACGGGCTGCTTCGGAATCCAGTCTGGGACAGGAACTGGTCGGACAAATGTTTAATAGTCCACGGGCCCTGGCTTTAGCTGCGGCTGCCTTGCTGCTGCTGGCTTTGCTGGGCATGCCTCCTTTGCCGATGATATTACTGGCCTCTATCCTGGGGGGACTGGCCTGGCAAATAAACCGGGCTGCAAAGACCAGTGAGGAGACGGTAGAAGAGGAAGTAGTTAAAGAAGCGGAAGAAGCCCGCAAGCCGGAAAATGTGCTTTCCCTGTTACAGGTGGATTTGATGGAACTGGAGCTGGGCTACAGTTTGATTCCACTGGTAGACAGCTCACAGGGTGGGGATTTGCTGGACCGGGTAGTAATGATTCGCCGTCAGTGTGCCCTGGAGCTGGGAATTGTCTTGCCTCCCATTCGGATGCGGGACAATATGCAGCTTAGACCTAACAGCTATGTTATAAAAATCAAAGGAGTAGAAGTTGCTTCCGGTACATTGATGGTCGACCACTATCTGGCAATGAATGCTGGTCTGGCGGAGGATGATATAGCAGGAATAGACACGGTTGAACCGGCTTTTGGCTTACCGGCCAAGTGGATTCCTGCTCATCTGAAAGAAGAAGCGGAACTAAAAGGTTATACTGTTGTAGACCCATCCTCGGTACTGGCAACTCATTTGACGGAAATCATCAAGTCTCATGCCCATGAGATTCTGGGCCGGCAGGATGTGAAAAAACTGCTGGATAATGTGAAAGAAACCAATCCGGCGGTGGTTGAGGAACTGGTGCCTGACCTGTTGAATCTGGGTGAAATCCAGAAGGTTCTGGCTAACCTGTTAAGGGAGAAAATCTCCATTCGCGATCTGGTTACCATTCTGGAAACCCTGGCAGACCAGGCCCGGGCCACCAAAGACATTGATGTGCTGACTGAATATGTTCGTCAAGCTTTATCAAGACAGATTACCAGACAGTTCGCACGAGACGGACAAATAGCTGTCCTGACCCTGGCCCCGGAGCTGGAACAGCAATTGAGAGAAAATCTACAGCAGACAGAACATGGTTCCTATATCGCTTTAGATCCGATGTCGGCTCAGAAATTCTACACCAGTTTACAGAATGCTGTTAATCAGCAATGGCAGCGGGGGATTCAGCCTGTGTTGCTTTGTCCGCCCTTATTGCGAATTTATATCCGCAGAATCGTGGAACGGGTATTACCGGATTTACCCATCCTTTCCTACAATGAACTGGAAGGAAATGTACAAATTCAAGCGGTTGGGACGGTGACCATCTGA
- a CDS encoding MinD/ParA family protein: MADQAEKLRQLALNLKKQAEAELREKDPRFNRTRVIAVTSGKGGVGKTNFTINLALTLTKLGKKVLVFDADLGLANVDVVLGVTPKYTLYNLIKDEMNIRDIITTGPGGLGIIAGGSGIQELANISRKKLNTFIKSLQELEGMADILLIDTGAGLNRNVLAFVQAADEVIVVCTPEPTSITDAYGLIKALHSKKPDARISLVVNRVENMEEGKNTANKLTMVSQRFLKLNLEQLGFIWDDLHVSKAVKYQEPFVLKYPNCLASTCMKGIADKLLTGQDTQKPPGGVKSFFNKIIGFFS, translated from the coding sequence ATGGCTGATCAGGCAGAAAAACTACGGCAACTGGCTTTGAATTTAAAGAAACAGGCTGAGGCTGAGCTGAGAGAAAAAGATCCGCGCTTTAACCGAACCAGGGTTATTGCTGTAACGTCAGGGAAAGGCGGGGTCGGTAAAACCAATTTTACCATTAACCTGGCCCTTACTTTAACAAAATTAGGTAAAAAGGTACTGGTTTTCGATGCTGATTTGGGGTTGGCCAATGTGGATGTAGTCCTGGGTGTAACTCCTAAATATACCCTTTATAATCTCATTAAAGATGAGATGAATATTAGAGATATAATTACAACTGGCCCGGGTGGACTGGGGATCATTGCAGGAGGGTCGGGAATTCAGGAACTGGCTAATATATCCCGCAAAAAACTCAATACCTTTATTAAGAGCCTGCAGGAATTAGAGGGTATGGCAGACATACTCCTTATCGATACCGGTGCCGGTCTGAACCGGAATGTGCTAGCTTTTGTGCAGGCGGCAGATGAAGTAATTGTGGTCTGCACACCGGAGCCGACCAGTATTACAGATGCTTATGGTTTAATAAAGGCTTTGCATAGCAAGAAACCGGATGCCCGCATTAGTCTGGTGGTCAACCGGGTCGAAAACATGGAGGAAGGCAAAAATACAGCCAATAAACTAACCATGGTTTCACAGCGTTTCTTGAAATTGAATTTGGAGCAACTGGGTTTTATCTGGGATGATCTCCATGTATCCAAGGCGGTAAAATATCAGGAACCTTTTGTTTTAAAATACCCCAATTGCTTGGCCAGTACCTGTATGAAAGGAATTGCCGATAAATTATTAACGGGGCAGGATACCCAAAAACCGCCAGGTGGAGTTAAATCATTTTTTAACAAAATTATTGGTTTCTTCAGTTGA
- the fliR gene encoding flagellar biosynthetic protein FliR: MQELLLIEQKLPVFLLAFFRIGGLMVIAPVFSARVLPQQLRIAIALILAVLVTISLPPQQLPAFTNIYGFVWLALNEFTFGLALGFVIYLVFAAISLAGEMIDLQIGLSMATLVDPTFGQAMPLIGNFKNMLAVLIFLLTDSHHLLVMTLIKSFTLLKPGQPWLEMGVSTLVFNWFPFTVITGLQIALPVVGVLLVVDIALGILARTVPQMNIFVVGLPLKIFIGLIFLMLSLPLYVKILNQVFWQGFDLLATFMHG; encoded by the coding sequence ATGCAAGAATTACTATTAATAGAGCAAAAATTGCCAGTTTTTCTTCTGGCTTTTTTCCGTATTGGTGGACTGATGGTAATCGCACCGGTTTTCAGTGCTCGTGTACTTCCCCAACAACTGAGAATAGCTATTGCTCTTATTCTAGCTGTTTTAGTTACCATCAGCCTGCCACCTCAGCAGCTACCTGCCTTCACTAATATTTACGGGTTTGTCTGGTTAGCTCTCAATGAATTCACTTTTGGTCTGGCGCTGGGATTTGTGATCTATCTGGTTTTTGCGGCCATCAGTCTGGCAGGAGAGATGATAGACCTGCAAATCGGTTTATCCATGGCCACCCTGGTGGATCCAACTTTTGGACAGGCCATGCCATTGATTGGCAATTTTAAGAACATGCTGGCAGTACTGATTTTTTTGTTAACTGACAGTCATCATTTACTGGTCATGACACTGATCAAGAGTTTTACCTTGTTAAAACCTGGCCAGCCCTGGCTGGAGATGGGGGTTAGTACCCTGGTTTTTAACTGGTTTCCTTTTACAGTAATTACCGGGTTACAAATTGCTTTGCCGGTAGTGGGGGTTCTACTAGTAGTTGATATAGCGCTGGGGATTCTAGCTCGCACTGTACCTCAAATGAATATTTTTGTTGTGGGCTTACCATTGAAAATCTTTATTGGCTTGATTTTTTTGATGCTAAGTCTGCCTCTCTATGTAAAGATTTTAAATCAGGTTTTCTGGCAGGGGTTTGATTTGCTGGCCACATTCATGCATGGATAA
- the flhF gene encoding flagellar biosynthesis protein FlhF gives MKVKRFVAPTVNEAMLKVRNDMGRDAVIIHTRKFREGGFFGLFGRQMVEVTAAVEEKISSPPVPSQPVEIQDKQINVELKQEIHELKEKIDRMAEIVDEKKIPAELSEEGKKYWALLQDKEVEENILRKIFKQLRASEEESQTEEEKILHVLEKYFKKGKPITVKKNKTKERPLVVSFIGPTGVGKTTTIAKIAANFAIKQNFAVALLTSDTYRVAAVEQLKTYGDIMGLPVEVVYSPKDMKEAIEKHQDKDLLLIDTAGRSHRNKDKMVELKSFIAAAQPDETYLVLSAPTKRKDMLEIVGNYRDIEFDKIILTKIDETSSFGGILSVLQKTRKPLVYVTTGQEVPDDISEADPTWLAGKLIKER, from the coding sequence ATGAAAGTAAAACGCTTTGTGGCACCTACAGTTAATGAGGCGATGCTGAAAGTCAGAAATGATATGGGGCGAGATGCTGTGATCATCCATACCCGCAAATTTCGTGAGGGTGGATTTTTCGGGCTCTTTGGCCGCCAGATGGTAGAGGTTACCGCTGCGGTTGAAGAAAAAATTTCCTCTCCTCCAGTACCGTCACAGCCTGTTGAGATCCAGGACAAACAAATAAATGTCGAATTGAAGCAGGAAATTCATGAACTGAAAGAGAAAATTGACCGTATGGCAGAAATAGTGGATGAAAAGAAAATCCCAGCCGAGTTGTCAGAAGAAGGGAAAAAATACTGGGCCCTGCTTCAGGACAAGGAAGTTGAAGAAAACATATTAAGAAAGATTTTTAAACAGCTTAGAGCAAGTGAGGAAGAGAGTCAAACAGAAGAGGAGAAGATACTGCATGTCCTGGAGAAATATTTTAAAAAAGGTAAACCTATTACTGTAAAAAAGAATAAAACCAAAGAAAGACCGCTGGTTGTCTCTTTCATTGGGCCAACAGGGGTTGGTAAAACTACCACGATTGCTAAAATTGCTGCTAACTTTGCTATCAAGCAAAATTTTGCAGTAGCGTTACTGACTTCAGATACTTATCGGGTTGCAGCAGTTGAGCAACTAAAAACCTATGGAGATATTATGGGGCTGCCTGTGGAAGTAGTTTATTCGCCTAAGGACATGAAAGAGGCCATCGAAAAACATCAGGATAAAGATTTACTGCTAATCGATACGGCCGGGCGCAGTCACCGCAACAAAGATAAAATGGTGGAACTCAAAAGCTTTATTGCTGCGGCCCAGCCCGATGAAACCTATTTGGTTCTGAGTGCACCGACAAAACGAAAAGATATGCTGGAGATTGTTGGAAATTACCGGGATATAGAGTTTGACAAAATTATTCTTACCAAAATTGATGAAACTTCTTCTTTTGGCGGTATTCTCTCAGTTCTGCAAAAAACCAGGAAGCCTTTAGTCTATGTTACAACGGGACAAGAAGTACCAGATGATATCAGTGAAGCTGACCCGACCTGGTTAGCTGGTAAACTGATAAAGGAGAGATAA
- the flhB gene encoding flagellar biosynthesis protein FlhB produces the protein MLELKLQQLQLFAGEKTEEATPKRRQEARRKGQVPRSPEVGSAFVLLSAFTILYLTSNFAYQTMGEFIRNIYGVQLKEHLLTTNTIPVLLWQGILVGAKILIPLLLGAIIAGVAVNLIQTGFLLTTEGLTMKWERIDPVEGFKRIFSKRTLVELIKSLFKVTIVALVAYGIIKNQIMFFPGLQTVELNTGLAFIGHMIIKIGLYTSGMLVVLALFDYAYQRWEFNKSLRMSKEEIKEEYKQTEGNPQIKAKIKERMRALAQRRMMQEVPRADVVITNPTHFAVAIKYQAGIMPAPVVVAKGTDLLAKRIKEIAREHGVVTVENKPLAQALYKSVEIGEFIPPELFQAVAEVLAYVYKLKGKI, from the coding sequence ATGCTGGAACTAAAATTACAGCAATTACAGCTTTTTGCCGGTGAAAAAACCGAAGAGGCCACCCCTAAACGCCGGCAAGAAGCGCGCAGAAAAGGTCAGGTTCCCCGGAGCCCTGAAGTTGGTTCAGCCTTCGTATTGCTAAGTGCCTTTACTATTTTGTATTTGACCAGTAATTTTGCCTACCAGACTATGGGAGAATTTATTCGAAATATCTACGGTGTGCAGTTAAAAGAGCATTTACTAACAACCAACACTATTCCAGTTCTCCTCTGGCAGGGGATTCTCGTTGGAGCCAAGATCCTCATACCGCTTTTGCTGGGGGCAATCATCGCCGGTGTAGCGGTTAATCTGATTCAAACGGGTTTTCTGTTAACTACTGAAGGGTTAACGATGAAGTGGGAGCGCATAGATCCCGTTGAAGGTTTTAAACGGATTTTCAGCAAGAGAACCCTGGTGGAATTAATTAAATCTCTGTTTAAGGTAACTATTGTTGCTCTTGTTGCCTATGGGATCATTAAAAATCAGATTATGTTTTTTCCCGGTCTGCAAACCGTTGAATTAAATACTGGTCTCGCTTTTATCGGCCATATGATTATTAAGATTGGGTTATACACATCAGGTATGCTGGTGGTGCTGGCATTATTTGATTATGCTTATCAGCGCTGGGAATTTAACAAATCTTTGCGCATGAGTAAGGAAGAAATTAAAGAGGAATACAAACAAACGGAAGGTAACCCGCAAATTAAAGCTAAAATTAAAGAAAGAATGAGAGCTCTGGCTCAAAGAAGAATGATGCAAGAAGTTCCCAGGGCTGATGTGGTTATAACTAACCCGACCCACTTTGCGGTGGCTATCAAATACCAGGCTGGCATAATGCCTGCTCCTGTGGTAGTAGCCAAGGGTACAGATTTGTTAGCAAAACGAATAAAAGAAATTGCCCGGGAACACGGGGTTGTTACTGTTGAAAACAAGCCACTGGCACAAGCTTTATATAAAAGTGTTGAAATCGGTGAGTTTATCCCGCCAGAACTATTTCAAGCTGTGGCTGAAGTGCTGGCTTATGTTTACAAGCTAAAAGGGAAAATATAG
- a CDS encoding chemotaxis protein CheA, whose amino-acid sequence MDLSQYLTIFFEEAREHLQKISECLLELEKDPCNLETINELFRSAHTLKGMSATMGFTQMAELTHEMESFLQPYRGTQQCISSNGIDLLLKVADTLEIMLEEVASQGSIQTSPQDIINQLRNHQPEAAESVTTKKNEESKPTTSPAPAMVLNEYEVRVVQDASSQGLNVWKIKVILREDCLMKVPRVLMVYRNLEQLGEIIKTVPDTSEIEEDNFDRIVEFLLISSESASAVETAMQSVSELESYHIEAFQLQARPVQETKTEKPAVSSGQETIKPAVESDKKPSGQLKAQTLRVDIQKLDILMNLVGELVINKTRLFAIARKNGLKELNETIEQMDFIFSELQNLVMKVRMVPVETVFNRFPRMVRDLARELGKEIDFQVYGADTELDRTVIDEIGEPLVHLLRNAIDHGIESPAERLAKGKPAAGTISLSAFHEGNHVVIEIKDDGKGIDTEKVVQKALQNGLINSVEAEQMSEEEKLALIFRPGLSTAEKVTDISGRGVGMDAVKKKIESLNGRIMLNSRLHQGTTVHIILPLTLAILQSLLIKIGQETYAVPIGYIEETAAILQRDILELQGAYYIKLREVLVPVYILKELLEHPWEIPEPETELPVVIVRTGRQRIGLIVDELLGQQEIVIKSLGPLLTGISGIAGATILANGEVALILDVPSLLTGR is encoded by the coding sequence GTGGATCTGTCCCAGTATCTAACCATATTTTTTGAGGAAGCACGGGAGCATTTGCAAAAAATCAGTGAGTGTTTGCTGGAGCTGGAAAAAGATCCGTGTAACCTGGAAACCATCAATGAGCTCTTTCGCAGTGCCCATACTTTGAAAGGAATGTCGGCAACGATGGGTTTTACCCAGATGGCCGAACTTACCCATGAAATGGAAAGTTTCTTGCAACCCTACCGGGGAACCCAGCAATGTATCAGTTCCAATGGGATTGACCTTTTGCTGAAAGTAGCTGATACGCTGGAAATTATGCTGGAGGAAGTCGCCAGCCAGGGCAGTATTCAAACATCGCCGCAGGATATTATCAATCAGCTTAGGAATCATCAACCTGAGGCCGCTGAATCAGTTACTACCAAAAAAAATGAAGAGTCTAAACCGACAACTTCCCCCGCACCTGCTATGGTACTCAATGAGTATGAAGTAAGAGTGGTACAGGATGCCAGTAGCCAGGGGTTAAATGTCTGGAAAATCAAAGTAATTCTACGGGAAGATTGTTTAATGAAAGTGCCCCGGGTATTGATGGTTTATCGCAATTTGGAGCAGCTGGGGGAAATTATTAAAACCGTACCTGACACATCGGAAATTGAAGAAGACAATTTTGACCGGATAGTGGAATTTCTGTTAATAAGCTCCGAATCAGCCAGTGCAGTAGAAACAGCTATGCAATCTGTCTCTGAACTGGAAAGCTATCACATCGAAGCCTTTCAGCTTCAGGCCAGACCGGTACAGGAAACAAAAACAGAAAAACCGGCAGTATCATCAGGGCAGGAAACGATAAAACCAGCGGTAGAATCTGATAAGAAACCGTCAGGACAGTTGAAAGCTCAAACCCTCAGGGTGGATATTCAGAAACTGGATATATTGATGAACCTGGTGGGAGAACTGGTAATAAATAAAACCCGCTTATTCGCCATCGCCAGGAAAAATGGACTGAAAGAACTTAACGAGACTATCGAACAAATGGATTTTATTTTCTCCGAATTACAAAACCTGGTAATGAAAGTTCGCATGGTACCAGTTGAGACGGTGTTCAATCGTTTTCCTCGCATGGTTAGGGATCTGGCCAGAGAACTGGGAAAAGAGATCGATTTTCAGGTTTATGGAGCTGATACAGAGCTGGATCGCACGGTGATAGATGAAATTGGGGAGCCACTGGTGCATCTACTGCGAAATGCCATTGACCACGGTATTGAATCCCCTGCTGAGCGGCTGGCAAAAGGAAAACCAGCTGCCGGAACCATCAGTCTTTCGGCTTTTCATGAAGGGAATCATGTGGTCATTGAAATTAAGGATGATGGCAAAGGGATTGATACTGAGAAAGTAGTACAAAAGGCTTTGCAGAACGGTCTTATCAATAGCGTTGAAGCGGAACAAATGAGTGAAGAGGAAAAACTGGCTCTGATTTTCCGACCGGGATTGAGTACAGCAGAAAAAGTGACCGATATTTCTGGCCGTGGTGTGGGAATGGATGCAGTGAAGAAAAAAATTGAATCCCTCAATGGGCGGATTATGCTGAATTCTCGTTTGCATCAGGGCACCACTGTGCACATTATTTTGCCTTTAACTTTAGCGATTTTGCAGAGCTTACTTATCAAGATCGGTCAGGAAACCTATGCAGTACCGATCGGCTATATCGAAGAAACAGCGGCAATTTTACAAAGGGATATTCTGGAACTACAGGGGGCTTATTATATAAAACTAAGGGAAGTACTGGTTCCTGTGTACATTTTAAAAGAATTGCTGGAACACCCCTGGGAGATACCAGAGCCGGAAACAGAATTGCCTGTGGTTATTGTCAGAACAGGGAGACAGAGGATAGGGTTGATCGTGGACGAACTGCTGGGACAGCAGGAAATCGTCATCAAGTCCCTGGGCCCACTTTTGACAGGGATTTCAGGCATTGCAGGTGCTACCATTTTAGCCAATGGTGAAGTTGCCTTGATCCTGGATGTC